In Verrucomicrobiia bacterium, a genomic segment contains:
- a CDS encoding sulfatase-like hydrolase/transferase — protein MQTNVLITALLGSLLALTASAESVGNGAASSANRPSAKPNLIIILTDDQGYHDVGFNGCKDIPTPNLDSIAANGVRFSNGYVSYSVCSPSRAGLLTGRYEERFGHERNPQWQPENIHSGLPLTETTLADALGHVGYHSGIIGKWHLGSHPALHPLKRGFNEFFGFLGGGHRYLPEELTLKETSEAKNANESDSYRLWILRNYEPVKTTNYLTDEFSDEAVRFIDRNKDKPFFLYLAYNAPHAPLEATEKYLSRFPNIKNPKRRTYAAMISAVDDGVGRVLAALRQQGLADNTLVFYLSDNGGPTDANASNNHPLRGGKGSPWEGGWHVPFALQWPGHLTAGKVYEQPVLSLDIFATMAALVNVPTDPVRPLDGVNLLPYLTGQKSGAPHDTIYLRMYDKGAFAVRSGDDKLVIPKRGAAPELFNLSRDIGESKNLANDSGMQPVVEKLEKRRADWNSQLVPPVFPGLMQAGGLPKKPTAAED, from the coding sequence ATGCAAACCAACGTCCTCATCACGGCCCTGCTGGGCAGTTTGCTGGCGCTGACGGCGTCGGCTGAATCCGTCGGCAACGGCGCGGCTTCGTCGGCGAATCGTCCGTCGGCCAAGCCGAATTTGATCATCATCCTGACCGATGATCAGGGTTATCACGACGTTGGGTTCAACGGCTGCAAAGACATTCCCACGCCGAATCTGGACTCCATCGCCGCCAACGGCGTGCGGTTTTCCAATGGTTACGTTTCCTACTCCGTGTGCTCGCCCAGTCGCGCCGGGCTGCTGACCGGCCGTTACGAGGAGCGTTTCGGTCACGAACGCAATCCGCAATGGCAGCCGGAGAACATTCATTCTGGCCTGCCGCTGACCGAAACCACGCTGGCGGACGCGCTGGGCCATGTCGGTTATCACAGCGGCATCATTGGCAAATGGCATTTGGGCAGCCATCCGGCGTTGCATCCGCTCAAGCGCGGGTTCAATGAGTTCTTCGGCTTTCTCGGTGGCGGGCATCGGTATCTGCCGGAAGAATTGACGCTCAAAGAAACCAGCGAGGCTAAAAATGCAAACGAGAGCGACAGTTATCGGCTTTGGATCTTGCGCAATTACGAGCCGGTCAAGACGACGAATTATCTGACCGATGAATTTTCCGATGAAGCCGTGCGTTTCATTGATCGGAACAAAGACAAACCGTTCTTTCTTTATCTCGCCTACAACGCGCCGCACGCGCCGCTGGAGGCGACGGAAAAATATTTGAGCCGGTTTCCGAACATCAAGAATCCCAAGCGCCGCACTTACGCGGCGATGATCAGCGCCGTGGACGACGGCGTCGGGCGCGTGCTCGCGGCATTGCGCCAGCAGGGATTGGCCGACAACACGCTTGTCTTTTATCTCTCGGACAACGGCGGGCCGACCGACGCGAATGCGTCCAACAATCACCCGTTGCGCGGCGGCAAAGGCAGTCCGTGGGAGGGCGGCTGGCACGTGCCGTTCGCGTTGCAATGGCCGGGACATTTGACGGCCGGAAAAGTTTATGAGCAGCCGGTGTTGTCGCTGGACATTTTTGCCACGATGGCCGCGCTGGTGAACGTGCCGACCGATCCGGTGCGTCCGCTCGACGGCGTGAATTTGCTGCCGTATCTCACCGGCCAGAAATCCGGCGCGCCGCACGACACAATTTATCTGCGGATGTATGACAAGGGCGCGTTTGCCGTTCGCAGTGGCGATGACAAACTCGTGATTCCCAAGCGCGGCGCCGCGCCGGAGTTGTTCAACCTCTCCCGGGACATTGGCGAATCAAAAAACCTGGCGAACGATTCCGGGATGCAGCCAGTCGTGGAAAAGCTGGAAAAACGGCGCGCCGACTGGAACAGTCAGCTGGTGCCGCCGGTCTTTCCCGGCCTGATGCAGGCCGGCGGCCTGCCAAAGAAACCCACAGCAGCGGAGGATTAG
- a CDS encoding sulfatase, whose product MALSLGLGDRALADKPNVLFILVDDYGVKDVGIEGSKFYETPNIDALARSGMRFTQGYAACCVCSPSRASILLGQYTTRHGITDWVGEDAGAKFARERHTPLLVPDYARNLPANDTTLADAFKQAGYVTFFAGKWHLGSKGAWPEDRGFDINKGGWDAGSPMGGYYAPWKNPNLPNGPRGQSLTQRLADETISFLEQSTNKPFLAYLAFYAVHGPIETSKPLWEKFRAKAAAQPKPRERFEMDRTLPVRVVQDNPIYAGLIANMDNAVGRVLQKLDELGLASNTIVVLTGDNGGVVSGDSYSSCEFPFRGGKGRQWEGGTRVPFYIRAPGVTQPGSTCTTPVSGIDFFPTLLQLANVQVQPKQVIDGVSLVPLLNGGSITPRPLFWHYPHYGNQGGEPSSIVRDGDWKLIHYWEDGHNELYDLATDIGERQDLAKSEPQRTAELWSELSAWLKATNAKLPQPNPDYQPAWAVQQHTAALKLKERLEKQHAEFLDPNWQPDPTWWKSLTTKD is encoded by the coding sequence TTGGCACTGAGCTTGGGTCTGGGCGACCGTGCCCTGGCCGACAAACCGAACGTTCTTTTCATTCTGGTGGATGACTACGGCGTCAAGGACGTGGGCATCGAAGGCAGCAAATTTTACGAGACGCCCAACATTGATGCGCTGGCCCGCAGCGGCATGCGGTTCACCCAAGGCTACGCGGCGTGCTGTGTGTGCAGTCCTTCGCGCGCGAGTATTTTGCTCGGCCAATACACCACGCGCCACGGCATCACCGACTGGGTCGGCGAAGATGCAGGCGCAAAATTTGCCCGCGAACGCCACACCCCGTTGCTCGTTCCCGATTACGCTCGCAATCTGCCCGCGAACGACACCACGCTGGCCGATGCGTTCAAGCAGGCGGGTTACGTGACGTTCTTTGCCGGCAAATGGCATCTGGGCAGCAAAGGCGCCTGGCCGGAGGATCGCGGCTTCGACATCAACAAAGGCGGTTGGGATGCCGGCAGTCCGATGGGTGGTTATTATGCGCCGTGGAAAAATCCCAATCTGCCCAACGGTCCGCGCGGCCAGTCCTTGACCCAGCGGCTGGCGGACGAAACGATTTCGTTTCTCGAACAAAGCACGAACAAACCGTTCCTGGCCTATCTCGCGTTTTACGCGGTGCATGGGCCGATTGAAACCAGCAAGCCGCTCTGGGAAAAATTTCGCGCGAAGGCGGCGGCGCAACCCAAGCCCAGGGAACGCTTTGAAATGGATCGCACCTTGCCGGTGCGCGTCGTGCAGGATAATCCGATTTACGCGGGACTGATTGCCAACATGGACAACGCCGTGGGACGCGTGCTGCAAAAGCTCGACGAGCTCGGCCTGGCCAGCAACACCATTGTGGTTTTGACCGGCGACAATGGCGGCGTGGTTTCGGGCGACAGTTACAGCTCGTGTGAATTTCCGTTTCGCGGCGGCAAGGGACGCCAATGGGAAGGCGGCACCCGCGTGCCATTTTACATCCGCGCTCCCGGCGTTACCCAGCCTGGCAGCACTTGCACCACGCCGGTCAGCGGCATTGATTTCTTCCCGACCCTGCTGCAACTGGCCAATGTCCAAGTGCAGCCCAAACAGGTCATTGACGGCGTGAGCCTCGTCCCGTTGTTAAATGGCGGCAGCATCACGCCCCGACCGTTGTTCTGGCATTACCCGCATTACGGCAATCAGGGCGGCGAACCGTCGTCCATCGTTCGCGACGGGGATTGGAAGCTGATTCATTACTGGGAGGACGGCCACAACGAACTTTACGACCTGGCCACCGACATTGGCGAACGACAGGATCTGGCCAAAAGCGAACCGCAACGCACGGCGGAACTGTGGTCGGAATTGTCGGCGTGGTTGAAGGCAACGAACGCCAAGCTGCCGCAGCCCAATCCGGATTACCAGCCGGCCTGGGCGGTGCAACAGCACACGGCGGCGCTGAAGCTCAAGGAGCGGCTGGAAAAACAACACGCGGAATTTCTGGATCCGAACTGGCAGCCGGATCCCACCTGGTGGAAAAGCCTGACGACGAAGGACTGA
- a CDS encoding arylsulfatase, translating to MTTKKSLFPKNARRLGCVLVAWFSLPGLAPAATAAPVPIGNSKPNIVLIVADDLGYGDLGCYGATKIQTPNVDRLASEGVRFTQGYAPSSTCTPSRFSLLTGEYAWRQKDKKNSILDGDAPLCIDVGRLTLPEMLRRAGYYTGIVGKWHLGLGDGQTPVNFNNEIKPGPLEVGFDYSHIIPATVDRVPSVWIQNHQVVGLDPVDPITVSYVTNISDDSTGMDAMERPDLLTHYGADKQHSGTIVNGISRIGYMRGGHAARFKDEDLAKTVVAKSVAYLEQHKDGPFFLEIGLFEPHVPRVAESPFVGKSQAGLRGDVIEQIDWETGEIMKALDRLNLTTNTLVILTSDNGPVLFDGYYDHAREQLNGHEPTAGLRGWKYLVFEGGCRVPLIARWPEQIKPRVTDQLFNLVDFMATLAGIVGQKVPSSIAPDSLDLSAVLLGQTTKNLRQDTVLHGISDTLALRWGDWKYVPANAKAKASGMGSGANPSDNRFVEARITHPLLFNLVKDPDEQTNVISQFPKKAAEMRTRLAAIKNRTAK from the coding sequence ATGACCACGAAGAAGTCATTGTTCCCAAAAAATGCGCGCCGCTTGGGCTGTGTGCTGGTCGCCTGGTTTTCCCTGCCGGGTCTCGCTCCGGCGGCAACCGCCGCGCCCGTGCCCATCGGCAACTCCAAGCCCAACATCGTGCTCATCGTGGCCGACGATTTGGGCTATGGCGACCTCGGTTGCTACGGAGCGACAAAAATCCAAACGCCCAACGTGGACCGGCTCGCCTCGGAAGGCGTGCGCTTCACCCAAGGTTACGCGCCGTCCTCGACCTGCACGCCGTCGCGGTTTTCGCTGCTGACCGGTGAATACGCCTGGCGCCAGAAGGACAAGAAGAACAGCATTCTCGATGGCGACGCGCCGTTGTGCATTGACGTGGGGCGCTTGACGCTGCCGGAAATGCTGCGCCGCGCGGGCTACTACACCGGCATTGTCGGCAAATGGCATCTCGGCTTGGGTGACGGCCAGACGCCGGTGAATTTTAACAACGAAATCAAACCCGGTCCGCTCGAAGTGGGCTTTGATTATTCCCACATCATTCCCGCCACCGTGGACCGCGTGCCGAGCGTGTGGATTCAGAATCACCAGGTTGTCGGCCTCGACCCGGTGGACCCGATCACAGTGAGTTACGTCACCAACATCAGTGACGACTCCACCGGCATGGATGCCATGGAACGTCCCGACTTGCTCACGCACTACGGCGCGGACAAACAGCATTCCGGCACCATCGTCAACGGCATCAGCCGCATCGGTTATATGCGCGGCGGCCACGCGGCGCGGTTCAAGGACGAAGACTTGGCGAAGACCGTCGTGGCGAAATCCGTGGCTTATCTCGAACAGCACAAGGACGGTCCGTTCTTTCTCGAAATCGGCCTGTTCGAGCCGCACGTGCCGCGCGTGGCCGAATCACCGTTTGTCGGCAAAAGCCAGGCCGGGCTGCGCGGCGATGTGATTGAGCAAATTGACTGGGAAACGGGCGAAATCATGAAGGCGCTCGACCGGTTAAATCTTACGACGAACACGCTCGTCATTCTGACCAGCGACAACGGCCCGGTGCTGTTTGATGGTTACTATGACCATGCCAGGGAACAGTTGAACGGCCATGAACCCACCGCCGGGCTGCGCGGCTGGAAATATCTGGTGTTTGAAGGTGGTTGCCGCGTGCCGTTGATTGCGCGGTGGCCGGAGCAAATCAAGCCGCGCGTGACCGATCAACTGTTCAACCTGGTAGATTTCATGGCCACATTGGCAGGCATAGTGGGACAAAAAGTTCCGTCTTCCATCGCGCCGGACAGCCTCGATTTATCCGCCGTGCTGCTGGGTCAGACGACGAAGAATCTGCGGCAGGACACCGTGCTGCATGGCATTTCGGACACATTGGCGCTGCGCTGGGGCGATTGGAAATATGTTCCCGCCAACGCCAAGGCCAAAGCGAGCGGCATGGGCAGCGGGGCCAATCCAAGTGACAACCGTTTTGTGGAGGCGCGCATCACTCATCCGTTGCTGTTCAACCTCGTCAAGGATCCCGACGAACAGACCAACGTCATCAGTCAGTTTCCGAAAAAGGCGGCCGAGATGCGCACCCGGCTCGCGGCAATCAAGAATCGGACGGCAAAATGA
- a CDS encoding right-handed parallel beta-helix repeat-containing protein — protein sequence MLVACVWLGAALGHAGVNYYVDPGLGDDANSGTSPKAAFRTLARAETLLLQAGDHLLLAAGQTFAGQLRLKGLSGSDTQPIVISSYPAADKGSDAMARIDAKGHAAGVLLKNCSHVTLANLGITGNGGGMDPAAPSGKAAMRCGVLVQADRPGVYGGFTLSNLVVENVFFEEPGFRRNPEEVRSANGTQNYGWGIRFISSSPAAVMQDITIHDCRIANVSHTGLKLTAPGNGLRNVTVQGLRIANTGGPGVQMSGVSGGHFSQLEVNHSGSTNDTRNWGRGSGLWTWGSSDVVIEKSRFLNANGPGDSAGVHIDFNCRNVIVQYNLSAHNAGGFCEILGNNYNCAYRYNVSVNDGYRIKGQGGAFQEGKTFWLSGYTGDKSPRQGPFNTYFYNNTIYVSPDIVAKIAVTPTARGVLIANNIFYFAGSSVLVPGDQNRPDASRPDSIPEVVFENNLFLRPDTWPAVAPVQDNSPILGDPEFKNGGGLTLDDYVPANVNLIRDRGIAIPRIPNDQIGLAGGMNPGQDILGHAIQGQPDVGAIELP from the coding sequence ATGCTGGTAGCATGCGTTTGGCTGGGCGCGGCGCTGGGCCACGCCGGAGTCAATTACTACGTCGATCCGGGGCTGGGTGATGACGCCAACTCCGGCACCAGCCCAAAGGCTGCGTTCCGGACACTGGCTCGAGCAGAAACGCTTCTGCTCCAGGCGGGGGATCATTTGCTCCTGGCGGCAGGACAGACCTTCGCCGGACAGTTGCGCCTTAAAGGGCTGAGCGGCTCTGACACTCAGCCCATCGTCATCTCCAGTTATCCAGCCGCTGACAAAGGTAGCGACGCGATGGCGCGCATTGATGCCAAAGGGCACGCCGCCGGAGTGCTTTTGAAGAATTGCTCACATGTCACGCTGGCGAACCTCGGCATCACCGGAAACGGCGGCGGCATGGACCCCGCGGCACCATCCGGAAAGGCCGCCATGCGTTGCGGGGTTTTGGTCCAGGCGGACCGGCCCGGCGTTTATGGCGGCTTCACTCTTTCCAACCTCGTGGTCGAAAATGTGTTCTTTGAAGAACCGGGTTTCCGCCGCAATCCCGAAGAGGTGCGAAGCGCCAACGGCACCCAGAACTACGGCTGGGGCATCCGCTTCATCAGCAGTTCGCCCGCAGCCGTCATGCAGGACATCACCATCCACGATTGCCGCATCGCAAACGTCAGCCACACGGGACTCAAGTTGACCGCTCCGGGCAACGGCCTCCGAAACGTGACCGTTCAAGGCCTCCGCATCGCCAACACCGGTGGGCCGGGTGTGCAAATGTCCGGAGTAAGCGGCGGGCACTTCAGCCAGTTGGAGGTCAACCACAGCGGCAGCACGAACGACACCCGAAACTGGGGCCGCGGCAGCGGATTGTGGACCTGGGGATCCAGCGACGTCGTAATCGAAAAGAGCCGCTTCCTGAATGCCAATGGCCCGGGTGACTCGGCCGGCGTCCACATCGACTTCAACTGCCGCAACGTCATCGTCCAATACAACCTCAGCGCGCACAACGCGGGCGGCTTTTGCGAAATTCTCGGCAACAATTACAACTGCGCCTATCGCTACAACGTGAGCGTCAACGACGGTTACCGCATCAAGGGCCAAGGCGGTGCCTTTCAGGAGGGAAAAACTTTCTGGCTGAGCGGTTACACGGGTGACAAGAGCCCCAGACAGGGACCGTTTAACACCTACTTCTACAACAACACGATTTACGTCAGCCCGGATATTGTCGCGAAAATTGCCGTGACGCCAACCGCGCGCGGCGTGCTGATTGCCAACAATATTTTTTACTTCGCAGGTTCCAGCGTGTTGGTGCCAGGCGACCAAAACCGTCCGGATGCCAGCCGGCCGGACTCCATTCCGGAGGTCGTGTTTGAGAACAACCTGTTTCTGCGTCCAGACACCTGGCCGGCGGTGGCGCCCGTGCAGGACAATTCCCCCATCCTTGGCGACCCGGAGTTCAAAAATGGCGGCGGCCTGACGTTGGACGATTACGTGCCAGCGAATGTGAACTTGATCCGCGACCGGGGCATCGCGATTCCCAGAATCCCCAATGATCAAATCGGGCTGGCAGGAGGAATGAATCCCGGCCAGGACATCCTCGGCCATGCGATTCAAGGCCAGCCCGACGTGGGCGCCATTGAACTGCCCTAG
- a CDS encoding glycoside hydrolase family 88 protein: MTVAGRGNGWVMGGLVRVLQYLPEDHPSRARFIQQFREMADKVLACQQPDGLWRSSLLDPEDYPLPETV; encoded by the coding sequence TTGACGGTCGCGGGCCGCGGCAACGGCTGGGTCATGGGCGGTCTGGTTCGCGTGTTGCAATATCTTCCGGAAGATCATCCGTCGCGGGCCCGCTTCATCCAGCAGTTCCGCGAAATGGCCGACAAGGTTCTGGCCTGTCAGCAGCCGGATGGTTTGTGGCGCTCGAGTTTGCTGGACCCGGAAGATTATCCGCTGCCGGAAACGGTTTGA
- a CDS encoding discoidin domain-containing protein yields the protein MKTTILAGVLWLGWLAASGAADDSISLAGGWRFALDRADAGVHERWFERALPDRIKLPGSLPGQGIGDPVTVDTKWIGGIVDRSWFTEPQYAKYREPGNVKVPFWLTPEKYYAGAAWYQREIEIPPDWAGKRVVLSLERPHWETRVWLDHQLIGTNNSLATPHDYDLGSLAPGRHTLTIRVDNRLVVDIGENSHSVSDHTQGDWNGIVGKIELRATPLVWIADLQMYPNAAKKSVTVKGRIGNEGGTSGTGTVEITIALTPTLSPGERENPTPVSREPATSRTSNDGRKELPLPAGESRGDGERTWKIDVTWNNSGGSLETEIPLGAGAQLWDGFHPALYELTATLVTDHAARSTRRVTLGLRDISTEGTQFTINGRKTFIRGTLDCCIYPKTGHLPTDVESWKRVIKICKAHGLNLIRFHSWCPPEAAFEAADELGFYFHVEASSWANQSTTLGDGKPVDDWIYAETDRILKYYGNHPSFILMPYGNEPGGKNHSEYLAKWVNYYKSLDPRRLWTSGAGWPQIPENQFHVTPDPRIQLWGAGLKSRLNAKPPETTTDYRDYIQKRNVPVISHEVGQWCVYPNFDEMKKYTGYLKPRNFEIFRDSLGAHHMGDEARQFLLASGKLQTLCYKEDIESALRTPGMGGFELLDLHDFPGQGTALVGVLDPFWEDKGYVTAGEYSRFCNSTVPLARLTQRVFTTDETLEADLELAHFGPAPIHATTIWKIVAADGEVIAQGEFPAKDLPIGNGIALGHIRAPLKRASAPQQCKLVVAVEQSASAHQTISPARYENDWDIWIYPPRVTAAVPADLTVVNELSDAALAKLNAGGKVLLLIPPQRVKNAEKAPVKLGFSSIFWNTAWTGRQAPTTLGILCDPKSPALAEFPTEFHSNWQWWYLVSCAGAMILDDLPAKLRPTVQVIDDWVTNRKLGLLFEAKVGAGKLAVCSIDLENDLEADPVRRQFRQSLLDYLESSRFKPHLSITPEQVRALMTSADKARGLAVASIEADSEELGYEAANMMDRDSSTLWHTSWSDGLKPHPHELRLRLMEPLTLRGVTVLPRQDGNHNGWIKDYECYVSEDGTNWGEPVATGTFSADAKLKTVTFARPVKTRFVRFVARTGFGDDRFTSMAEFNVLEEGKPAGATDSTGSADAAGAGRIF from the coding sequence ATGAAAACAACAATTCTTGCTGGTGTGCTTTGGCTCGGCTGGCTTGCCGCCAGCGGCGCGGCGGACGATTCGATCTCCCTGGCGGGCGGCTGGCGCTTTGCCCTGGACCGCGCTGATGCTGGTGTCCATGAGCGCTGGTTTGAGCGTGCATTGCCGGACCGCATCAAACTGCCCGGCTCGCTGCCCGGGCAAGGCATCGGTGATCCCGTGACCGTGGATACGAAGTGGATTGGCGGCATCGTGGACCGCTCATGGTTCACGGAACCGCAATATGCGAAATACCGCGAGCCGGGGAACGTGAAGGTGCCGTTCTGGCTGACGCCGGAAAAATATTACGCGGGCGCCGCCTGGTATCAGCGCGAGATTGAAATTCCGCCCGATTGGGCGGGCAAACGCGTTGTGCTTTCCCTTGAACGGCCGCATTGGGAGACGCGCGTCTGGTTGGATCACCAGTTGATCGGCACGAACAATTCCCTGGCCACGCCGCACGATTATGACCTTGGCTCGCTCGCCCCCGGCAGGCACACGCTCACAATCCGCGTGGACAACCGGCTGGTTGTGGACATCGGCGAGAACTCGCACAGCGTCAGCGATCACACGCAGGGCGATTGGAACGGCATCGTCGGCAAAATCGAACTGCGCGCGACGCCGCTGGTGTGGATCGCGGATTTGCAGATGTATCCAAACGCGGCGAAGAAATCGGTGACGGTAAAGGGGCGGATTGGAAACGAGGGCGGCACTTCTGGAACGGGAACTGTTGAGATCACGATCGCCCTCACCCCGACCCTCTCCCCCGGGGAGAGGGAGAATCCAACTCCTGTGTCTCGTGAACCTGCGACTTCGAGAACCTCCAACGACGGACGGAAAGAACTCCCTCTCCCAGCGGGAGAGAGTCGGGGTGATGGGGAACGGACCTGGAAAATTGATGTGACGTGGAACAACTCCGGCGGTTCGCTTGAAACCGAAATCCCGCTGGGCGCCGGCGCACAACTCTGGGACGGATTCCACCCGGCGCTCTACGAACTCACCGCAACACTCGTCACGGATCACGCAGCACGCAGCACACGCCGCGTCACCCTCGGTCTGCGGGATATTTCAACGGAAGGCACGCAATTCACCATCAACGGTCGCAAAACCTTCATTCGCGGCACGCTCGATTGCTGCATCTATCCCAAGACCGGCCATCTGCCCACCGACGTGGAATCATGGAAGCGGGTCATCAAAATCTGCAAGGCGCATGGATTGAATTTGATTCGGTTTCATTCGTGGTGTCCGCCCGAAGCGGCGTTCGAGGCGGCGGATGAACTGGGCTTCTACTTTCATGTCGAGGCGTCCTCATGGGCAAATCAGTCCACGACGCTGGGCGACGGCAAGCCCGTGGACGATTGGATTTACGCCGAGACGGATCGCATCTTGAAATATTATGGCAATCATCCGTCGTTCATCCTCATGCCTTACGGCAACGAGCCCGGCGGGAAAAATCATTCGGAGTATCTCGCGAAATGGGTGAATTACTACAAATCACTCGACCCACGCCGGCTTTGGACCAGCGGCGCCGGATGGCCGCAGATTCCCGAGAATCAATTCCACGTTACGCCCGATCCGCGTATCCAGCTTTGGGGCGCCGGGCTGAAATCGCGCCTCAATGCGAAGCCGCCGGAAACCACGACCGATTACCGTGATTACATCCAAAAGCGCAACGTGCCGGTCATCAGCCACGAGGTCGGGCAATGGTGCGTGTATCCCAATTTTGACGAGATGAAGAAATACACGGGCTATCTCAAGCCGCGAAACTTCGAGATTTTCCGCGATTCACTCGGAGCGCATCACATGGGCGACGAAGCGCGGCAATTTCTGCTGGCATCCGGCAAGCTCCAAACACTCTGTTACAAGGAGGACATCGAATCTGCGCTGCGCACGCCGGGCATGGGTGGGTTCGAGTTGCTCGACCTGCATGATTTTCCCGGTCAAGGCACGGCATTGGTGGGTGTGCTTGATCCGTTCTGGGAGGACAAGGGCTATGTGACAGCCGGGGAATACAGCCGCTTTTGCAACAGCACCGTGCCGCTCGCGCGATTGACCCAGCGCGTTTTTACGACGGACGAGACGCTCGAAGCCGATCTCGAACTGGCTCATTTTGGACCCGCGCCCATTCATGCCACAACTATCTGGAAGATTGTGGCGGCAGATGGAGAGGTGATCGCGCAGGGGGAATTTCCGGCCAAAGACCTTCCCATTGGCAATGGAATTGCGCTGGGACACATCCGTGCTCCACTCAAACGCGCGTCCGCCCCGCAGCAATGCAAACTCGTGGTGGCGGTCGAACAATCGGCTTCAGCTCACCAAACAATTTCGCCGGCCCGATATGAAAACGACTGGGACATCTGGATCTATCCGCCGAGGGTGACCGCTGCGGTTCCTGCCGACCTCACGGTGGTCAACGAATTGAGCGACGCGGCGCTCGCCAAACTCAACGCGGGCGGCAAGGTGCTGTTGCTTATCCCGCCGCAACGCGTCAAAAACGCCGAAAAGGCACCGGTAAAACTCGGATTCTCCAGCATTTTCTGGAACACCGCCTGGACGGGCCGGCAGGCACCGACGACGCTCGGAATTTTGTGCGATCCGAAGAGTCCCGCGCTGGCGGAGTTTCCGACTGAGTTTCACAGCAACTGGCAATGGTGGTATCTCGTGAGTTGCGCCGGGGCGATGATACTCGACGATCTGCCCGCGAAATTGCGTCCGACCGTGCAGGTGATTGACGACTGGGTGACGAACCGGAAACTTGGCCTGCTTTTTGAAGCGAAAGTCGGCGCGGGCAAACTCGCCGTGTGCAGCATTGATTTGGAGAACGACCTGGAAGCCGATCCTGTGCGGCGACAGTTCCGGCAAAGCCTGCTGGATTACCTGGAGAGTTCGCGCTTCAAGCCGCACCTCTCCATCACGCCCGAACAGGTGCGCGCTTTGATGACGTCCGCTGACAAGGCGCGCGGTTTGGCCGTCGCGTCCATTGAAGCAGACAGTGAGGAACTGGGTTACGAGGCCGCCAACATGATGGACCGCGACTCGAGCACGCTCTGGCACACGTCGTGGTCCGACGGGCTGAAGCCGCATCCGCATGAACTTCGGCTTCGGCTCATGGAACCCCTGACGCTGCGGGGCGTCACCGTGTTGCCGCGGCAGGACGGAAATCACAACGGCTGGATCAAGGATTACGAATGCTACGTCAGCGAGGACGGAACGAACTGGGGCGAGCCCGTGGCAACGGGGACGTTCAGCGCGGACGCCAAGTTGAAGACGGTGACCTTTGCCCGGCCAGTGAAAACGCGCTTCGTTCGTTTCGTTGCGCGGACCGGCTTTGGCGACGACCGGTTCACCTCGATGGCGGAGTTCAATGTGCTCGAAGAAGGCAAACCCGCGGGCGCGACCGATTCGACGGGCAGTGCCGATGCGGCAGGTGCGGGCCGGATTTTTTAA
- a CDS encoding SGNH/GDSL hydrolase family protein, protein MNFPMAAELNHETQEARKNGTWTQPFESGDEFVRRNAEVVGRNRSFSPRFAYLTSLAVLIFTVTVSAAPAGVAESANYLANVVAELGREWPSNRTVNIVCHGHSVPAGYAQTPEVRMLTAYPNRLHRALCGRFPHAVINVIVTGIGGENSESGAKRFERDVLALRPDVVTIDYALNDRAIGLKRAEAAWRSMITNALAHNVKVILLTPTPATTAKLDDPNDPLNQHAAQIRRLAAEYHVALVDSLEAFRAKVKAGVRLEDLMAQSNHPNGRGHELVAAELLKWFPKE, encoded by the coding sequence CTATGGCGGCTGAGCTGAACCACGAAACACAAGAAGCACGCAAAAATGGGACGTGGACCCAGCCGTTCGAGTCCGGCGACGAGTTTGTTCGTCGCAACGCTGAGGTTGTCGGGCGGAACCGGTCTTTCTCACCGCGGTTCGCATATCTCACGAGTCTCGCGGTTTTGATTTTTACGGTGACCGTTTCGGCCGCACCAGCCGGCGTCGCGGAGTCGGCGAATTACTTGGCCAACGTCGTGGCGGAACTTGGACGGGAATGGCCGTCGAATCGCACGGTCAACATCGTCTGCCATGGCCACAGCGTGCCGGCGGGTTACGCGCAGACGCCGGAAGTGCGGATGTTGACGGCCTATCCCAATCGGCTGCACCGCGCATTATGCGGACGGTTCCCGCATGCGGTCATCAACGTCATCGTCACGGGCATCGGCGGCGAGAATTCCGAGAGCGGGGCAAAACGGTTCGAACGCGACGTGCTCGCGCTACGGCCCGACGTGGTGACGATTGACTACGCGTTGAACGACCGCGCCATCGGACTCAAACGCGCGGAGGCAGCCTGGCGTTCGATGATCACGAATGCGCTGGCTCACAATGTAAAAGTGATCCTGCTCACGCCAACACCCGCCACGACGGCGAAGCTGGATGATCCGAACGATCCCTTGAATCAGCACGCGGCGCAAATTCGGCGGCTGGCGGCGGAGTATCACGTCGCTTTGGTGGACAGCCTGGAAGCATTTCGTGCGAAGGTGAAAGCGGGCGTGCGACTCGAGGATTTGATGGCTCAGAGCAATCACCCGAACGGTCGCGGTCACGAGTTGGTGGCTGCGGAACTCTTAAAGTGGTTTCCGAAAGAATGA